From Salvia splendens isolate huo1 chromosome 3, SspV2, whole genome shotgun sequence, a single genomic window includes:
- the LOC121795173 gene encoding UDP-URONIC ACID TRANSPORTER 1-like: MSSKKDAVFITSLVILWYSTNIGVLLLNKFLLSNYGFSFPIFLTMCHMSACAVLSYISIIFLKLVPFQRLKSRSQFLRIATLSIVFCASVVGGNISLKFLPVSFNQAVGATTPFFTALFAYLMTQKREAWATYTCLVPVVAGVVIASGGEPSFHLYGFIMCISATAARAFKSVLQGVLLSSEGEKLNSMNLMLYMAPIAVVVLIPAAFVMEPDVLDLVVTLGKEHKFMWTFLFVNSTMAYGANLCNFLVTKHTSALTLQVLGNAKGAVAVVISILIFRNPVTFIGIAGYTMTVMGVVAYGESKRRLK; the protein is encoded by the exons ATGTCATCTAAGAAGGACGCAGTGTTCATCACCAGCCTCGTAATCCTATGGTACTCGACCAACATCGGCGTCCTCCTCCTCAACAAATTCCTCCTCTCCAACTATGGCTTCTCCTTCCCCATCTTCCTCACAATGTGCCACATGTCCGCCTGCGCCGTCCTCAGCTACATCTCCATCATCTTCCTCAAACTCGTCCCCTTCCAGCGCCTCAAATCGCGCTCCCAATTCCTCCGAATCGCCACCCTCAGCATCGTATTCTGCGCCTCCGTCGTCGGCGGCAACATCTCCCTCAAGTTCCTTCCCGTCTCCTTCAATCAGGCCGTCGGTGCCACCACTCCCTTCTTCACCGCGCTATTTGCGTATCTCATGACGCAGAAGCGGGAGGCCTGGGCTACCTATACCTGCCTAGTCCCTGTAGTGGCTGGCGTCGTCATTGCTAGTGgg GGCGAGCCCAGCTTCCATTTGTATGGGTTTATTATGTGTATAAGCGCAACTGCAGCGAGAGCCTTCAAGTCAGTGCTTCAGGGGGTCCTTCTTTCTAGTGAAGG GGAAAAGCTGAACTCTATGAATTTGATGCTTTATATGGCACCAATTGCTGTTGTAGTTTTGATCCCTGCTGCGTTCGTAATGGAGCCTGATGTGCTCGACTTAGTTGTCACGCTTGGAAAGGAACATAAATTCATGTGGACTTTTCTTTTCGTCAATTCAACAATGGCTTATGGAGCGAACTTGTGCAATTTCCTGGTGACTAAGCATACCAGTGCTCTAACACTCCAA GTTTTAGGTAATGCTAAAGGTGCAGTGGCCGTTGTCATCTCGATCCTCATCTTCAGAAATCCAGTCACCTTCATCGGTATTGCTGGTTACACCATGACAGTCATGGGGGTCGTTGCCTATGGAGAGTCGAAGAGGAGACTCAAATGA
- the LOC121796639 gene encoding uncharacterized protein LOC121796639: MVGSIEVANNCTHSNGVVQSSNGSEEKLDELRRYVGKADGDLLKIVGVGGGAWGSVFAALLQDSYGQYRDKVQIRIWRRPGRAVDRATAEHLFEVINSREDVLRRLIRRCAYLKYVKARLGDRTLYADEILKDGFCLNMIDTPLCPMKVVTNLQEAVWDADIVINGLPSTEIREVFEEIRDHWKERITTPVIISLAKGIEAEISPSPRIITPTQMISQETGVPIENIPCACVLISANIVLYWLSGLTCNDENFIAKSGAQRVASAEGVALIAPDTSPRGLNIEGEADSWDFGVGAGFYLNATQEKWKNWQMYDYVVKELPAVLKENFLQLDTSRASISGHSMGGHGALTIYLKNLDKYKSVSAFAPVANPINCPWGQKAFTNYLGENKAAWEEYDASILVSKYTNVSATILIDQGDADKFLSEQLQPQKFDEACRKSKVPLLLRMQPGYDHSYYFIATFIDDHIRHHAQALNL; encoded by the exons ATGGTTGGCAGCATTGAGGTTGCAAACAACTGCACACACTCAAATGGGGTCGTACAGAGCAGCAATGGCTCCGAGGAGAAGCTAGACGAGCTTCGTAGATACGTTGGCAAGGCCGATGGCGACCTCTTGAAGATTGTTGGTGTTGGAGGAGGCGCGTGGGGGAGTGTCTTTGCAGCATTGCTTCAAGACAGTTATGGCCAGTACCGGGACAAGGTCCAGATCAGGATATGGAGGCGGCCTGGGAGAGCTGTTGACAGAGCCACAGCTGAGCACCTGTTTGAGGTGATCAACTCAAGGGAGGACGTGCTGAGGAGGCTGATAAGGAGATGCGCGTATCTCAAGTATGTCAAGGCACGCCTGGGTGACCGGACGCTCTATGCTGACGAGATCTTGAAAGACGGCTTCTGCCTCAACATGATTGACACGCCACTTTGCCCTATGAAGGTTGTGACTAACCTGCAGGAGGCGGTTTGGGATGCGGATATTGTCATCAATGGCCTGCCCTCGACTGAGATACGTGAGGTCTTTGAGGAGATAAGGGATCATTGGAAGGAGAGGATCACCACACCGGTCATCATATCTCTGGCAAAGGGGATAGAGGCGGAGATCAGCCCGTCTCCTCGGATAATAACACCCACACAGATGATCAGCCAAGAAA CTGGAGTCCCAATAGAGAACATTCCCTGTGCGTGTGTCTTAATCTCTGCAAATATC GTACTTTACTGGCTGTCTGGCCTTACATGCAATGATGAGAATTTTATAGCTAAATCCGGTGCTCAACGTGTTGCTTCTGCTGAGGGTGTTGCTCTGATAGCCCCAGACACTTCTCCTA GGGGCTTGAACATTGAAGGAGAAGCTGATAGCTGGGATTTTGGTGTAG GTGCTGGATTTTATCTGAATGCTACACAAGAGAAGTGGAAGAACTGGCAAATGTACGACTATGTTGTGAAAGAGTTGCCAGCAGTTCTTAAGGAGAACTTTCTTCAGCTTGACACGTCTCGGGCATCTATATCTGGTCATTCCATGGGTGGACATGGAGCTCTGACAATTTACCTAAAAAACTTAGACAAGTACAAG TCGGTGTCAGCATTCGCTCCTGTTGCAAATCCTATAAACTGTCCATGGGGCCAGAAAGCATTCACAAATTATTTGGGTGAAAACAAGGCTGCCTGGGAG GAGTATGATGCCAGCATTCTTGTATCGAAGTATACCAATGTTTCAGCGACTATTCTCATTGATCAG GGAGACGCAGACAAGTTTCTGAGCGAACAGCTCCAGCCGCAAAAGTTTGATGAGGCTTGCCGGAAATCGAAGGTGCCGCTGCTGCTCCGAATGCAACCAGGTTACGATCACTCCTACTATTTCATTGCTACGTTCATCGACGATCATATCCGCCACCACGCCCAAGCCCTTAATCTGTAA
- the LOC121795174 gene encoding uncharacterized protein LOC121795174 — protein MAAESNNLEETLRPFYQRASEAEDRLARLEASLARNQGSGNDEQLKLVGDLQSQLESAKAEQLAEREKATKELQRLATENAKLEYRIIHLVRALKEAGSKPVAK, from the exons ATGGCGGCGGAATCAAACAATCTCGAAGAAACACTGAGGCCCTTTTACCAAAGAGCTTCTGAAGCAGAG GATCGCCTGGCAAGACTTGAAGCTTCTCTGGCCAGAAACCAAG GATCTGGAAACGACGAACAACTTAAGTTAGTAGGCGACCTCCAATCGCAGCTCGAGAGTGCAAAGGCCGAGCAGCTTGCGGAAAGGGAAAAG GCTACGAAGGAGTTGCAGAGGCTTGCTACTGAAAATGCAAAGCTAGAATACCGGATTATACATCTTGTTCGAGCATTGAAGGAGGCTGGTAGCAAACCGGTAGCTAAGTAA
- the LOC121795171 gene encoding calcium-transporting ATPase 4, plasma membrane-type-like codes for MDNFIPPEFDLDHRNRSDEALKNWRKAVGKLVKNRRRRFRYAADLEKRSEAKELRKKLSEKIRISFLALTAALRFLNGAHFKRTHPEPVEEEIEKDIQNGLPEEARLARFKIHPDKLGSLVASYDIKTLTKLKGIDGLADRLNVSLEKGVNSSDVPARQSIYGANRYTEKPSKGFWVFVWEALHDLTLIILIVCAVVSIGVGLATEGWPKGTYDGLGIILSILLVVMVTAISDYKQSLQFKELDKEKKKIFINVTRDGVRQKVSIYDLVVGDIVILSIGDQVPADGIFISGFNLLIDQSSLTGESVPINIYEKRPFLLAGTKVQDGSGKMLVTTVGMRTEWGKLMETLSECGDDETPLQVKLNGVATIIGKIGLCFAVLTFLVLTVRFLIEKGLRGEISQWGSSDALLLLNYFATAVTIIVVAVPEGLPLAVTLSLAFAMKQLMKEKALVRHLSACETMGSATCICTDKTGTLTTNHMVVSKIWLSGKSNEVDASGHKDALDSYISEQVFSVLLQGVFNNTGAEVVNDKDGKRSILGTPTESAILEYGLLLGDFKEQRKVCKILKVEPFNSEKKKMSVLVSLPDGKTRAFCKGASEIILKACSRVINADGEVVELSEEQVSSISDIINGFANEALRTLCLAFKDIDYGSPEDSIPESDYTLIAIVGIKDPVRPGVKEAVKTCLDAGIAVRMVTGDNINTAKAIARECGILKDGDLAIEGPEFRSLSINQMKELIPKLKVMARSSPTDKHTLVKTSRNELGEVVAVTGDGTNDAPAMHEADIGLAMGIAGTEVAKESADVIVLDDNFSTIVNVAKWGRSVYINIQKFVQFQLTVNIVALLINFISACVSGSAPLTAVQLLWVNLIMDTLGALALATELPNDGLMQRPPVQRNESFITRTMWRNIFGQSIYQLAILLVLNFIGKQILGLTGSNATEVLNTFIFNTFVFCQVFNEINSREIEKINIFHGLFGNWIFLGIIAATVVFQVIIVEFLGAFASTVPLNWQLWLISIALGSVGMPIAVVLKCIPVKNNMTVSQHDGYDALPTGPELA; via the exons ATGGACAATTTTATACCACCGGAGTTCGATTTGGACCACAGGAATAGGTCGGACGAGGCGCTCAAAAATTGGCGGAAAGCCGTCGGGAAGCTCGTGAAGAACCGCCGCAGAAGGTTCAGGTACGCCGCAGATCTTGAGAAGCGATCCGAAGCCAAAGAGCTGCGCAAGAAACTCAGT GAAAAGATTCGTATTTCTTTCCTTGCTCTAACGGCTGCCCTCAGGTTTCTTAACG GTGCACATTTTAAGAGAACTCACCCTgaaccagtggaagaagaaatagaaaagGATATCCAAAATGGGCTTCCGGAAGAAGCTAGGCTTGCGAGGTTTAAAATACACCCTGATAAGCTTGGATCACTTGTTGCTTCTTATGACATTAAGACTTTAACTAAACTCAAAGGCATTGATGGACTTGCTGATAGATTGAATGTTTCTCTAGAAAAAGGAGTGAACTCAAGTGATGTGCCCGCAAGGCAAAGTATATATGGTGCCAATCGCTACACTGAGAAACCTTCTAAAGGTTTTTGGGTGTTTGTATGGGAGGCTTTGCATGACTTGACACTAATTATACTTATTGTTTGCGCTGTGGTGTCTATTGGAGTAGGTCTTGCTACTGAAGGTTGGCCAAAGGGTACATATGATGGTCTGGGAATTATCCTCAGCATACTTCTTGTGGTCATGGTTACTGCAATTAGTGATTATAAGCAATCATTACAGTTCAAAGAGTTGGATAAGGAGAAAAAGAAGATATTTATCAATGTCACTAGGGATGGAGTTCGACAGAAAGTCTCCATATATGATTTGGTTGTTGGAGATATTGTTATTCTGTCCATTGGAGACCAGGTTCCAGCTGATGGAATTTTCATATCCGGGTTTAACTTGTTGATTGATCAGTCAAGTTTGACTGGTGAAAGTGTGCCCATAAACATATACGAAAAAAGACCATTTCTTCTTGCAGGAACAAAAGTTCAAGATGGGTCTGGTAAAATGTTGGTGACTACAGTTGGAATGAGAACTGAATGGGGAAAGTTGATGGAAACTCTAAGTGAGTGTGGAGATGATGAGACCCCTCTGCAGGTCAAGCTGAATGGTGTTGCGACAATTATTGGTAAAATTGGACTTTGCTTTGCTGTTTTGACTTTCCTAGTCCTGACTGTCAGGTTTTTGATTGAGAAGGGACTTCGCGGTGAAATTAGCCAATGGGGCTCTAGTGATGCTCTCTTGCTTTTGAACTACTTCGCTACTGCAGTGACCATTATCGTTGTTGCTGTTCCTGAGGGATTGCCCCTTGCGGTTACACTTAGTCTTGCCTTCGCGATGAAGCAATTAATGAAGGAGAAGGCACTAGTAAGGCATTTGTCAGCATGTGAAACAATGGGTTCTGCTACGTGCATTTGTACTGATAAAACAGGTACATTAACCACAAACCACATGGTTGTCAGTAAAATATGGCTCTCTGGAAAATCAAATGAGGTTGATGCCAGTGGACACAAGGATGCATTAGATAGCTATATATCAGAACAAGTGTTTTCTGTTCTCTTGCAAGGAGTATTTAACAACACAGGAGCTGAGGTTGTCAATGATAAAGATGGAAAGAGGTCAATTCTGGGTACACCAACGGAGTCAGCGATTCTAGAATACGGATTGCTTTTAGGTGATTTCAAGGAGCAACGCAAAGTCTGTAAGATATTGAAGGTTGAACCTTTTAAttctgaaaagaaaaagatgtcTGTTCTTGTGTCACTTCCAGATGGCAAGACCCGAGCTTTCTGCAAAGGTGCTTCAGAGATTATACTAAAAGCATGCAGCAGGGTAATTAATGCTGATGGGGAGGTTGTCGAGTTGTCAGAAGAGCAAGTAAGCTCTATCTCGGATATCATCAATGGGTTTGCTAATGAAGCTTTACGCACACTCTGCTTAGCTTTTAAAGATATTGACTATGGTTCTCCCGAGGATAGTATCCCTGAGAGTGACTATACATTGATTGCAATAGTGGGAATCAAGGATCCGGTTCGACCTGGTGTGAAGGAAGCAGTTAAGACCTGTTTAGATGCTGGCATTGCTGTGCGCATGGTTACTGGTGATAATATTAATACAGCTAAAGCTATTGCTAGAGAGTGTGGTATTCTTAAAGACGGTGATCTTGCTATAGAAGGTCCGGAGTTTCGTTCTCTAAGTATCAACCAGATGAAGGAACTAATACCAAAACTAAAG GTAATGGCACGGTCCTCACCAACAGACAAGCATACTCTAGTGAAGACATCAAGAAATGAACTAGGAGAGGTCGTTGCAGTTACAGGCGATGGGACAAATGATGCTCCAGCTATGCATGAGGCAGACATTGGACTTGCTATGGGCATCGCAGGAACAGAG GTTGCAAAAGAAAGTGCAGATGTGATTGTGCTAGATGACAATTTCTCAACTATTGTAAATGTTGCAAAATGGGGACGCTCAGTGTACATCAATATTCAGAAATTCGTTCAATTCCAGCTGACTGTCAACATTGTTGCTCTCTTGATCAACTTCATATCTGCTTGTGTGTCAG GATCAGCTCCCCTCACAGCTGTGCAGTTGCTGTGGGTGAACCTAATAATGGACACTCTTGGTGCACTTGCACTGGCTACCGAGCTTCCAAACGACGGCCTGATGCAGAGACCACCAGTACAAAGAAACGAAAGCTTCATAACGAGGACTATGTGGAGGAATATCTTTGGTCAGAGCATCTATCAGTTAGCTATTCTGCTTGTCCTCAATTTCATCGGGAAGCAAATATTGGGGCTCACGGGCTCTAATGCCACTGAAGTGCTCAATACCTTCATCTTCAACACCTTCGTCTTCTGTCAG GTGTTCAACGAGATCAACAGTCGCGAGATTGAGAAGATCAACATCTTCCACGGGCTGTTTGGTAACTGGATATTCTTGGGAATCATTGCGGCCACAGTAGTCTTCCAAGTAATCATAGTCGAGTTTCTGGGCGCGTTTGCCAGCACCGTACCATTGAATTGGCAGCTGTGGCTAATCAGTATTGCATTGGGCTCTGTGGGCATGCCTATCGCAGTAGTCTTGAAGTGCATTCCTGTCAAGAACAACATGACTGTGTCACAGCACGACGGTTATGATGCGCTCCCAACTGGTCCAGAACTTGCTTAA